The following is a genomic window from Amycolatopsis sp. BJA-103.
TTCCCGAAGAGCACCGCCTGCTGTTCCGACGGCTCGCGCTGGTCCCGGGCCAGACGTTCACCGCCTCCGCCGCCCAGGCGCTGACCGGCGCGACGCGGGGCAACCAGCTGCTCAAGGCACTCGCCGCGGCTCATCTGATCGAGCGCTACACCCCGGGGCGCTACCGGTTCCACGACCTTCTCCGCAGTTTCGCGGCAGGCCGCACGCTGTCGGAGGACACGAAGTCCGATCGCGACGCCGCGGAGAGGCGGCTCTTCGAGAGCTATCTGACCACCGCCGACGCCGCGGGCCGCGTCCTCATCCCGCATTTTCTTCGCCTGCCGCGCGAAGAACCGGAGGACAAACCCTTCGCCGACACCGAAGAGGCGCTGGCCTGGCTCGACGCCGAGTGGCCGAACCTCGCCGCCGCCGTCGAGCACGGCGCCGAACACGGGCCGCCCGAGTTCTCCTGGCACCTCGCCGACGCGCTCCGCGCCTTCTTCCACCAGCGTGGCCATCACGCGGAATGGATCGACACGGCCTCGACGGCGCTCAAGGCCGCCCGCCGCAGCGACGCCGGACAAGCCCAAGCGGCGATGCATCTGAGCATCGCGCTCGCCTGCGTCAACAGCGGCCGCTACGACGAGGCACGCGAACACCTCACCAGCGCCTTGCGCGGCGACCTCCTCGAAGGCTGGGACGCCGGTCGCGCGGCCGTGCTCAACAACTTGAGCGCCGTGCACCAGCGCCTCGGCGATCCGCAGGAGGCGATCCGCTGCGGGCTGGAATCCCTGCGGCTGTGCGAAGAGCTGTCCATGCCGGGTATCTCGATGGCGCTGGCGAACCTCGGTTTCCCGTACTGGCAGACAGGTCAGCTCGACGAGGCGCTCGCCAACTTCACCCGCGCGCTCGCGGTCGCCGAACGGGACGGCGCCCGGTTCAGCGTCGCGGTGCTGCTGGTCGACCTCGGCACCGTGCACCGCGATCTCGGCCTGCCCGACGACGCCTACGACTTCTACACCCGCGCGCTCGCGGCCAACCGCGAACTCGGCTACACCTACGGCGAGGCCACTGCCCTGTCCGGCCGGGCCGTCCTCGAAAGCATGCGCGACCCGAGCGAGCAGAACCGCGCGGACGCGCTCGAAGCCGTCGAACTCACCCGCAAGATCGGCGACCGGGGCACCGAGGCGTGGACACTCGTCGGACTCGGCGAAGTCTGCCTGCGGCTCGGCCTGCCCGAGGAGGCCGCCGAGCATCAGCGGCTCGCGTTGTCGATCGCGCGGACGACCAGCTTCTTCTGGTGTGAGGCCGCCGCGCGGACCGGGCTCGCGGAAACGCTGCTGGAACTCGGAAAGCTCGAAGAGGCCAGGACACACGGCGAGCTGGCGCTGGAACTCGCCGCACGCTCCGGCTACCGGCCTGTCGAGGAACGCGCGAAGCTGATCCTGGACAAGCTCTAGCCGCGCGGCTTCTCGTACGACCTGACGCTGCCGGCGATCGCCGCCATGCTCGCCGTCAGGATGCTGAAGATGACCGCCAGCGCGATGGCGACGCCGTTGCTCTTGTCGAAGCCGAAGATCCACTTGAGCTGAGCGTCGAGGGGCGTGCCCCACAGCAGCGGTGCCGCGATGAGCATCGCCACCGCGAAGAGCGCGCACAGTCCGAACAGTGTCCACGCGCCGGAAATCCTGCGGGCGAACGTGAATCCCGCCGTGACCACCAGCGCGCCGGTGCTGATGACGCCGAAGGCCACGTTCTGCATCTCCACGCCGGACCACTGACCGGTCGCCCCGTTGGCGTGGACGACGTTGTAGAGCACGAACCAGACGAGCATCCCGGCGGTGAGCAGCGCCAGGCTCCCGGCGATCATCGCCGCCGCGGCGTTCGCCCTCGGCTTGGACGGCGGCTGACCATACGGCTGCATCGCACTCCTCACGCTTCCGGCGACCCGAACCCGCCGCCCCTCGAGATCCGCGATCACTGTAGCCAAACGGTGTCGATGGTGGCGGTCGTGGCAGCAAGCTGCCTTCCAGGCGACCACGGTGCCGAATCGTGGTGGGTCTCGTGAGTGGCTAGGACGGTTATCGAGGAGAAGGGCAAACGTGGCGTGCTCGTGCCGTTTTCGGTGTCGGTCGTGGGGTGGGTGTGGTGAAAGCCTCGTTCGCAACGGTGAAGGCCACACCAGCCTCCTGGGACGTCGCGAACACGCCATGTTTGCCCTGCCACCCAAGAGAACCGCCCTTACCACTCACGAGGCACGTGAGTCAGACGCGTACCTCGTCCACCCTGACTGGGCGGCGTTCCCGGCGGGAGACCTCGCACGCCTCGGCGATGTAGAACGCCTCCAGCGCGTCCGCCGCTCCGCACGGGCTCGGCGCGCGACCGGCCGCGACGTCGAGGAAAGCCTTCAGCTCACTGATGTACGCGGGCCGGAAGCGTTCCATGAAACCGGGATAGGCCGGACCGGGCAACGGCTGGACGCCGGGTTCCACCGAGGTCAGCGGCGCGCGATCGTCCAGGCCCACCACGGCGTTCCCCGCCGAGCCGAGTACTTCCAGCCGGACGTCGTAGCCAGCGCCGTTGTAGCGCGTCAGCGAGACGACGGCCAGCGTTCCGTCGTCCAGGGTCAGGGTCGCGGCCGCGGTGTCGACGTCACCGGCGTCGGCGAAGAACTGCTCGCCCTTGTTCGTCCCGACGGCGTAGACCTCGACGACCTCACGGCCGCTGACGTACCGGACGACGTCGAAGTCGTGCACTCCGCAGTCCCGGAACAGGCCACCGGAATGCGCGACGTACTCCGCGGGCGGCGGCGCCGGGTCCAGGGTGGTCGCGCGCAAGGTGTGCAGCCAGCCGAGCTCTCCCGACGCCACCGCGGCCCGGGCGGCCGCGTAGCCGGCGTCGAACCGGCGCTGGAAGCCGATCTGCACCGGTACGTCCGAACCGGAGATCTTGTCGATCACCGCGAGCGTGCCCGGGATGTCGGCGGCGACCGGCTTTTCGCAGAACACCGGGATCCCCGCGTCGACCGCCGTGAGGATCAGTTCCGGATGCGCGTCCGTCGCCGCGGCGATCACCAGTCCGTCCAAAGAGGACGCGAAAAGCGCGGGGATGTCCGCCGCCGCTTCGACGCCGAGTTTCGCCGCGGCCGCCTGGGCGCGGCCGGCGTCGACGTCGGCGACGACCACGGAGGAAACCTCGTCGAAGCTCTTCAAGGTCTCGGCGTGCGAAGTGCCGATCCGGCCGGTGCCGGCGAGTCCCAACCTCATTCTCGCAACCTTCCTAGAGTGCGGTGGTGGTCGATCGGACCACCAGCGACGGGTGCAGCAGATGCCGGACCGGTTCGGTACGTTCGCCCCGGACCCGTTCGAGCAGCGCTTCGACGGCCAGCCGCCCCATTTCCGTTCGCGGCTGGTCCACAGTGGTCAGTGAGAGGTGGCGCAGGGCGGCCAGTGAGGTGTTGTCGTAGCCGACCACGGAGACGTCTTCGGGGACCCGCAGGCCCGCCTCTTCCAGCGCGGAGATCGCGCCGACGGCGTTGAAGTCGTTGCCCGCCAGCAAAGCCGTCGGCAGCTTCTCGCGCGGGTGGTCGCCGAGCAGCTCGTGCACGGCCTTCTCCCCGGCGGTGTCGGTGTGTTCGCTGCGCACGATGAGCGGATGCAGCCGATGGCGCCGCATGGCCTGCTGGTAACCCCGCCGCCGGGCGGCCGCGCCGGCGGCGACCCCACCGTCCAGATGGGCGATCCGGCGGTGCCCCAGCGAAACCAGATGCTCGACGGCGAGCGCGGCGCCCGCCTCGCCGTCGTCGTTCACCGTGTCCACCCCCGGAACACGCGAGGTGCGCGACACCAGGACGACCGGGCATTGGGCGGCCGCTTCCTCGATCGCCGACGTCGGCACCACCGGTGACAACAGGATCACCCCGGCGGGCCGGAAGGACAACAGGCTCTTCAGCGCGGACCGCTCGCGCGCGGGACTACGGCCGCCGGTATTGAGGATCAAGTGGAATCCGGCCGCTTCGGCCGCCGCGTCGAGCCCCTCGACGACGTCGGCGAAGAACGCGTTGCGGAGATCGGAGACCATCACGCCGAGGACGGTCGAAGTCCGGCTGGCCAGCGACCTGGCCATCGCGTGCGGCTCGTAACCCAGTTCGTGTGCCGCGCACAGCACCCGCGTCCGCCGTTCGTCGGAGACGTTCGGCGCGTTCCGCATCACCAGCGACACGAGCGCGCGGGACACCCCCGCTTTCGCGGCGACGTCCTCCATCGTCGGTCGCGCCATTTCCAGCCTCCCCCTGCCCTTGACTTTACTGTGACGGACGCTACAAGATTAGAGCGCTCTAATCAATAGAGCGCTCTAATCCGCTCCCCGTCCCCGCTCTGGAGGCCGCCGATGACATCCCGGATCCGAATCGCCGCCGCCCCGATCTCCTGGGGCGTATGCGAAGTCCCCGGCTGGGGTCGCGTTCTCGACGCGGGGACCGTGCTGGGCGAAATGGCGGAGCTGGGGGTCCGCGCGACCGAACTCGGCCCTCCCGGCTACCTGCCGCGAGACCCGGCCGCGCTGCGGGAGCTGCTCGGCGGGTACGGGCTCGACCTGGTCGGCGGCTTCCTCGCCGTCGCCCTGCACGAGAACCCCGGCGCCGCGCTGGCGGCGGCCGAGGAGTCCGCCGCGCTGTTCGCCGCGTGCGGTGGCGACATGCTCGTCCTCGCCGCCGCGACCGGTCTCGACGGCTACGACGACCGGCCCCAGCTGAGCGAAACCGAATGGGCGACGCTGATCGAAACCTCCGGCGAGATCAGGGAAATCGCCGCGCGCCACGGACTGCGCACCGTGCTGCACCCGCACGTCGGGACCCATGCGGAAACCGAGGAAGAGGTCGAGCGTTTCCTCGCCGATTCCGACCTTCCGCTGTGCCTGGACACCGGGCATCTCCTGATCGGCGGGACCGATCCGGTCTCGCTGGCCAAGCGTTACCCCGAACGGATCGGTCACCTGCATCTCAAGGACGTGCGCGGCGAACTCGCCGAAGACGTCCGCGCCGGAAGGCTTCCCTACACCGAGGCGGTGGGCAAGGGTTTGTACGTCCCGCTCGGCGACGGGGACGTCGACATCGAAGCGATGGTCAGGTTCGTCCACGAGGCGGGCTATGACGGGTGGTACGTGCTCGAACAGGACACCGCGCTGAGCGAGGGGAGCCCGGAAGATCTGCCGAAGCGGGACGTGGCCAGGAGCCTGGCGCATCTCGACGGAATCGTCAGCCGGCTCCCGGCTGCCAGGTAACGGAAGAAGCGAGGAGAGACGACGATGTCCCATCGCTTGAGGAAATGGCGCAGCAACGGAACCTACGAGGAGGACTCCACGCGGGTTCCCGGGAAGACACTGAAGGCGGTCTTGGTGGCCGCGGCGGGACTTTTGCTCCTGTCCGCGTGCACCGGGCCGAAAGCCGAGGAGAAGCCCGTGGCGGCCACGGGTCCGGTGACGAGCCTGCCCAGTGGGCCGCTGCGGGTCGCGGTCATCTCGCACGGCACGGCGGGCGACGCGTTCTGGAACGTGGTCAAGAACGGTGCCGAGGAGGCGGGCAGGCAGCTCGGCGTCCAGGTCGAGTACAACTCCGACGGGGATCCCGGCAACCAGGCCAAGCTGGTCGACAACGCGGTCGCGCAGCAGGTCGGCGGGCTGGTGGTGTCCATGGCGAACCCGGAGGCGCTCAAGACCTCGATCGAGAACGCGGTCCGCGCGGGGATCCCGGTCATCACCATCAACTCCGGTGAAGACAAGAGCGCGGGCTACGGCGCACTCACCCACGTCGGGCAGAACGAGACCATCGCGGGCGAGGAAGCCGGGAAGAAGTTCAAGGAACTCGGCAAGAAGAAGCTGCTCTGCGTGGTCCACGAGGCGGGCAACGTCGGGCAGGCGCAGCGCTGTGACGGCGCCAAGGCCGGCTTCACGGGCGACGTGCAGACCCTTCAGGTCGACATCAGCAACCCGGCCGACGCCGAATCCCGGATCCGGGGCGCGGTGCAGACGGACACCGCCCTCGACGCCGTCCTGACGCTGAACTCGCAGGTCGCCGCGCGGGCGGTGAGCGCGATCAAGGCGGTCGGCTCGCAGGCCCAGGTCGGCACCTTCGACCTGAACACCGACGTGGTCGGCGCGATCAAGGCGGGCGACGTGGTCTTCGCGGTCGACCAGCAGCAGTACGAGCAGGGCTACCTCCCCGTCCAGTTCCTCAAGCTCTACCGGGACAACGCGAACGTCGTCGGCGGCGGGAAGCCGGTGCTCACCGGGCCCGACCTGGTCGACAAATCCACTGTGGACACCGTCGGCCAGTACGTGCAAAGGGGCACGCGATGACAACCACCACCCTCGACGAACGGATCGCGAAACCGCGCCTGCTCGACAGGCTGGTCGTCCGGCCCGAGATCGGCGCGCTCCTCGGCGCCGTCGTCGTCTTCCTGTTCTTCACCCTCGTCACCGACCAGTTCTTCAGCGGCAGCGGCGTGGCGACCTGGCTGGACGACGCCTCGACGCTCGGCATCATGGCGGTCGCCGTGTCCCTGCTGATGATCGGCGGCGAGTTCGACCTCTCGGCGGGCGTGATGACGGCGTCCACCGCGCTCGTCACCGCGACACTCGCGACGCAGGCGGGCTGGAACGTCTGGCTCGCGCTGTTCGCGTCCCTGGTCTTCGCCCTCGCGGTCGGCGCGTTCAACGGCTGGCTGGTGATGCGCACCGGGCTGCCCAGCTTCATCGTCACCCTGGGCACGTTCCTGGCGCTGCAAGGGCTCAACCTCGGCGTCACGCGGCTGGTCACCGGCACCGTCCAGGTCTCCGGGATGCGGTCGACCGACGGCTACGAGTCCGCCGGTTTCGTCTTCGCGTCCACAGTGGACGTCGGTGGGACGGCCTTCCAGATCTCCATCGTCTGGTGGATCGGGTTCGCCGTGCTGGCGGCCTGGCTGCTGGTCCGGACCCGGTTCGGCAACTGGATCTTCGCCGTCGGCGGCAACGCGCCCAGTTCCCGCGCGGTCGGGGTTCCGGTGGTGCGCACGAAGATCATGCTGTTCATGACCACCGCGCTCGCCGCGTGGCTGGTCGGCTCGATCAACATCCTGCGGTTCGCCAGTGTCCAGGCGAACCAGGGCATCGGACTGGAGTTCCAGTACATCATCGCGGCCGTGATCGGCGGCTGCCTGCTGACCGGCGGCTTCGGTTCGGCGATCGGCGCCGCGATCGGCGCGCTGATCTTCGGCATGGCGCGGCAGGGCATCGTGTTCGCCCGCTGGGACAGCGACTGGTTCATGCTGTTCCTCGGGGTGATGCTGCTGTCCGCGGTCCTGGTCAACAACGCCTTCCGGCGGCGCGCGGAAAGGGTCCGGCGATGAGTCATCTCCTCGAAGTACAGGACGTCGGCAAGACCTACG
Proteins encoded in this region:
- a CDS encoding Gfo/Idh/MocA family protein encodes the protein MRLGLAGTGRIGTSHAETLKSFDEVSSVVVADVDAGRAQAAAAKLGVEAAADIPALFASSLDGLVIAAATDAHPELILTAVDAGIPVFCEKPVAADIPGTLAVIDKISGSDVPVQIGFQRRFDAGYAAARAAVASGELGWLHTLRATTLDPAPPPAEYVAHSGGLFRDCGVHDFDVVRYVSGREVVEVYAVGTNKGEQFFADAGDVDTAAATLTLDDGTLAVVSLTRYNGAGYDVRLEVLGSAGNAVVGLDDRAPLTSVEPGVQPLPGPAYPGFMERFRPAYISELKAFLDVAAGRAPSPCGAADALEAFYIAEACEVSRRERRPVRVDEVRV
- a CDS encoding LacI family DNA-binding transcriptional regulator; this encodes MARPTMEDVAAKAGVSRALVSLVMRNAPNVSDERRTRVLCAAHELGYEPHAMARSLASRTSTVLGVMVSDLRNAFFADVVEGLDAAAEAAGFHLILNTGGRSPARERSALKSLLSFRPAGVILLSPVVPTSAIEEAAAQCPVVLVSRTSRVPGVDTVNDDGEAGAALAVEHLVSLGHRRIAHLDGGVAAGAAARRRGYQQAMRRHRLHPLIVRSEHTDTAGEKAVHELLGDHPREKLPTALLAGNDFNAVGAISALEEAGLRVPEDVSVVGYDNTSLAALRHLSLTTVDQPRTEMGRLAVEALLERVRGERTEPVRHLLHPSLVVRSTTTAL
- a CDS encoding sugar phosphate isomerase/epimerase family protein translates to MTSRIRIAAAPISWGVCEVPGWGRVLDAGTVLGEMAELGVRATELGPPGYLPRDPAALRELLGGYGLDLVGGFLAVALHENPGAALAAAEESAALFAACGGDMLVLAAATGLDGYDDRPQLSETEWATLIETSGEIREIAARHGLRTVLHPHVGTHAETEEEVERFLADSDLPLCLDTGHLLIGGTDPVSLAKRYPERIGHLHLKDVRGELAEDVRAGRLPYTEAVGKGLYVPLGDGDVDIEAMVRFVHEAGYDGWYVLEQDTALSEGSPEDLPKRDVARSLAHLDGIVSRLPAAR
- a CDS encoding substrate-binding domain-containing protein; its protein translation is MSHRLRKWRSNGTYEEDSTRVPGKTLKAVLVAAAGLLLLSACTGPKAEEKPVAATGPVTSLPSGPLRVAVISHGTAGDAFWNVVKNGAEEAGRQLGVQVEYNSDGDPGNQAKLVDNAVAQQVGGLVVSMANPEALKTSIENAVRAGIPVITINSGEDKSAGYGALTHVGQNETIAGEEAGKKFKELGKKKLLCVVHEAGNVGQAQRCDGAKAGFTGDVQTLQVDISNPADAESRIRGAVQTDTALDAVLTLNSQVAARAVSAIKAVGSQAQVGTFDLNTDVVGAIKAGDVVFAVDQQQYEQGYLPVQFLKLYRDNANVVGGGKPVLTGPDLVDKSTVDTVGQYVQRGTR
- a CDS encoding ABC transporter permease, with protein sequence MTTTTLDERIAKPRLLDRLVVRPEIGALLGAVVVFLFFTLVTDQFFSGSGVATWLDDASTLGIMAVAVSLLMIGGEFDLSAGVMTASTALVTATLATQAGWNVWLALFASLVFALAVGAFNGWLVMRTGLPSFIVTLGTFLALQGLNLGVTRLVTGTVQVSGMRSTDGYESAGFVFASTVDVGGTAFQISIVWWIGFAVLAAWLLVRTRFGNWIFAVGGNAPSSRAVGVPVVRTKIMLFMTTALAAWLVGSINILRFASVQANQGIGLEFQYIIAAVIGGCLLTGGFGSAIGAAIGALIFGMARQGIVFARWDSDWFMLFLGVMLLSAVLVNNAFRRRAERVRR